The genomic window CATAAAGACTTATCAAGGGTATGGAAAAGTGGTCTTCCTTTTCGAAAAAATCAAACTTGTACCGCAAGTCTCTGCTTGAAGTTTGTTCCAATATTCTTTTAAACCCTTGAATCGCTTTCCCCAATCGCCCTGTAGCAAGTCCTTCATCAAAGGGATTATTAGATTGACTTATGTAAATCGATAGGGGTCTTAAGTCTCGGTTTTGAAGAATTTCTTTAGCCCTCAAATTCAATATTTCATCTGCCCACCATAAACTGGGGTCTATGGCTAAGTAGCCTTCGTAATTATTTGATTCTAAAAAACTTTCAATTACAAATAATCCTCCAAAGGAATGGCCAACTATGATCCTGCAATCAATGGTTCGATATTTTCTTTCTATTTCCGGGACAAGCTCTTCCTCAATAAATCTTCTGAAATCTTTTGAACTAATCCTTCTTTGTTCATCATCACTTTCCAATGGGACTAATTCCTGGTTCCTATTTATCTGATTTACTCCAACAACTATCATTTCTGGTATCTGTTCTATCCCTCCGGAACTCATAGAATGTATCATAGCACTTACCAAATGAAATAATCTTTGACCATCCAAGAGGATGAGTACAGGATAATTTTTTTCGACATAAAACTCATCCCCCTGATAAGAAGCTGGCAGACTCACGATATATTCTCTCTTTTCGCCTAATGCCTTTGAATCCATTTCAAAAATTTCTCCAATGGTAAAATCTG from Bacteroidia bacterium includes these protein-coding regions:
- a CDS encoding alpha/beta hydrolase-fold protein, with the translated sequence MNKYTLIILLLLTTAPLLGQESTDFTIGEIFEMDSKALGEKREYIVSLPASYQGDEFYVEKNYPVLILLDGQRLFHLVSAMIHSMSSGGIEQIPEMIVVGVNQINRNQELVPLESDDEQRRISSKDFRRFIEEELVPEIERKYRTIDCRIIVGHSFGGLFVIESFLESNNYEGYLAIDPSLWWADEILNLRAKEILQNRDLRPLSIYISQSNNPFDEGLATGRLGKAIQGFKRILEQTSSRDLRYKFDFFEKEDHFSIPLISLYEGLQYLFKGYKYPLNEIKSKEIKEIDEHYKSLMTRLGGEVLPPGKLLNQVGLYLLRNESIEKGIALLELNKKYYSNSYIPYNSLGEAYLIQENEELALKHFMKSVEINPGNEHARRRINELRNE